The Kwoniella mangroviensis CBS 8507 chromosome 1 map unlocalized Ctg02, whole genome shotgun sequence genome window below encodes:
- a CDS encoding homoaconitase, mitochondrial has translation MVLLPRLTRLAAQNRVSFIHASRQNGRFYATVSNPQTVIEKIVQKYAVDLPQGTKVRAGDYVMIKPEHVMTHDNTGPVISKFLSLSCSKLDNPRQPVFTLDHDVQNKSETNQNKYKKIEAFAKQHNVDFYPAGRGIGHQIIVEEGYAWPGKMVVASDSHSNHYGGVGCLGTAIVRTDAAGIWATGKFWWQIPRVVSVSLDGKLSPGVTGKDVIVALAGLFNNDEVLNAAIEFTGSGIEHLSIDERLTIANMTTEWGAVAGVFPIDSKLEEWYQGIFRKNELRRFLSRPSTSSMAPIPEPSDPVNESKPHPRLNPERLQDAITNRPTADPGATYAARLSLDLSTLVPYVSGPNSVKVATALPKLVEDKIKINKAYLVSCTNSRASDIASAADVLRGKKIANGVEFYIAAASSRVQEDAESSGDWQALIDAGAKTLPAGCGPCIGLGVGLLEKGEVGISATNRNYKGRMGSPEAIAYLASPAVVAASAAKGYICGPDSINWQELPKFEKPRISIIEENSESSAPQEVDEASLEPLLEGFPEYFEGPLLFAPQDNLTTDGMYPGKYTYQDDITPERQAEVVMENYDPTFATTAKELRGTLPTSETSSATRPGAILLSGYNFGTGSSREQAATAIKNAGIPLVICGSFGDIFKRNSINNGLILVESPTLIKDMTDRFAKDGVRGKGGKDGKLTVVPENWKIKVDTRRGKVTVSMGEEGEKVYNAAKVGRSVQELWVNGGLEGFIRASL, from the exons ATGGTTCTCTTACCCCGCTTGACCCGTTTGGCCGCTCAGAATAGGGTGTCATTCATACACGCCTCCCGACAAAACGGTAGATTTTACGCGACGGTATCGAACCCCCAAACAGTCATTGAAAAGATCGTACAGAAGTATGCAGTGGATCTGCCGCAGGGTACAAAAGTGAGGGCTGGTGATTATGTGATGATCAAACCTGAGCATGT GATGACCCACGATAACACCGGTCCAGTCATATCCAaattcctttccctctcatGCTCCAAACTCGATAATCCTAGACAACCAGTGTTCACCTTAGATCACGACGTGCAGAACAAATCGGAAACCAACCAGAACAAGTACAAGAAGATTGAAGCTTTTGCGAAACAGCACAATGTCGATTTTTACCCTGCTGGAAGAGGTATAGGACATCAGATCatcgttgaagaaggatatgcATGGCCtggaaagatggtggtggCTTCGGATAGTCATTCGAACCACTATGGTGGTGTTGGATGTTTGGGTACCGCTATAGTTAGGACTGATGCTGC AGGTATCTGGGCGACTGGTAAATTCTGGTGGCAAATCCCCCGAGTAGTCTCTGTCTCCCTCGACGGTAAACTCTCACCAGGCGTAACTGGAAAAGACGTTATAGTAGCTTTAGCCGGTTTATTCAATAACGATGAAGTTCTCAACGCCGCTATCGAATTCACTGGATCCGGTATAGAACATCTATCAATCGACGAGAGGTTGACTATAGCCAATATGACCACTGAATGGGGAGCGGTAGCAGGTGTATTCCCAATAGACTCAAAATTGGAGGAATGGTATCAAGGTATATTCAGAAAGAATGAATTGAGGAGATTCTTATCTCGACCAAGTACTTCAAGTATGGCACCTATTCCTGAACCCTCTGATCCAGTCAACGAATCCAAGCCTCATCCAAGACTCAATCCCGAACGTCTCCAGGATGCTATCACCAATAGACCAACGGCTGATCCCGGTGCGACCTACGCTGCTAGATTATCCCTTGACCTGTCGACTCTAGTTCCTTACGTCTCAGGACCGAATTCAGTCAAAGTCGCTACTGCCTTGCCCAAGTTGGTggaagataagatcaagatcaacaaagcGTATTTGGTCTCATGTACCAATTCTAGAGCTTCGGATATAGCCTCAGCTGCTGATGTGctgagaggaaagaagattgcCAATGGAGTTGAATTCTACATTGCAGCCGCGTCAAGTAGGGTGCAGGAAGATGCCGAGTCATCAGGAGACTGGCAAGCTCTCATTGACGCTGGAGCGAAGACACTCCCAGCAGGATGCGGACCATGTATAGGTTTGGGTGTAGGGTtattggagaaaggtgaagttgGAATCAGTGCTACGAATAGGAATTACAAGGGTAGAATGGGATCACCAGAAGCAATTGCCTATCTAGCTTCACCAGCTGTAGTCGCTGCATCTGCTGCCAAGGGGTACATATGTGGTCCAGATTCGATAAATTGGCAAGAACTGCCCAAATTCGAGAAACCAAGGATATCGATAATAGAAGAAAATTCCGAATCTTCTGCTCCACAGGAGGTTGACGAAGCTTCGTTGGAACCTTTGTTGGAAGGTTTCCCAGAATACTTTGAAGGACCTTTACTCTTCGCTCCCCAAGATAACTTGACGACGGACGGTATGTATCCTGGTAAATACActtatcaagatgatatcacccCTGAGAGACAGGCAGAGGTTGTAatgg AGAACTACGATCCAACATTCGCAACCACCGCAAAAGAACTCCGAGGTACCCTCCCTACGTCCGAAACCTCATCGGCTACTAGACCTGGTGCGATCCTCTTATCAGGATACAATTTCGGTACTGGTTCATCTCGTGAACAAGCTGCTACTGCCATTAAGAATGCGGGTATACCCTTGGTCATCTGTGGATCGTTCGGTGATATCTTTAAGAGGAATTCGATAAATAATGgattgatcttggtggaaTCGCCAACCCTGATTAAAGATATGACTGATAGATTTGCCAAGGATGGAGTGAGGggtaaaggaggtaaagatggaaagTTGACTGTCGTTCCTGAGAACTGGAAGATAAAGGTTGATACGAGACGAGGTAAAGTCACGGTCAGcatgggtgaagaaggtgagaaagtgTATAACGCTGCGAAAGTTGGGAGAAGTGTACAGGAGTTGTGGGTCAACGGAGGTCTGGAAGGTTTCATTAGAGCTTCGCTGTAA
- a CDS encoding 2,3-bisphosphoglycerate-independent phosphoglycerate mutase, which yields MSTRPAGSPEKAQDAKKQKTEDVQVKKKVCLIVHDGWGLSDNEKGNAIFHGDTTNMDAIRDKHNFVELEAHGLAVGLKEGLMGNSEVGHLNIGAGRIVWQDIVKIDQSIKKDEFQNQPAIVDAMKHAKSTSGRLHLLGLISDGGVHSHIQHLFALLRVAKKHEIPHVYIHFFGDGRDTAPKSATKYIGQLQDYIKEVGIGEISTVVGRYYAMDRDKRWDRVKIAIEGLVEGKGEKSSQEDLIKTVEQGYENGTTDEFIKPIISGSEDSRIKKGDTLFMFNYRSDRMREITSVLGLPEKPMEVNVPEDLNITTMSKYNAEFPFNIAFPPQGMTNVLAEWLGKQGVKQCHIAETEKYAHVTFFFNGGVEKQFENESREMIPSPKVATYDKKPEMSVQGVADKVAEVVKSDKFEFVMCNFAPPDMVGHTGDYEAAVKAITATDAAVKTVYDACEEAGYVLCITADHGNAEQMLDPNTGNPHTAHTTNHVPFIVTGDKGSLEVSGEQGALADVAPTILAILGLPQPEEMSGRSLLAKQ from the exons ATGTCAACTAGACCAGCTGGATCACCTGAGAAAGCACAAGATGCTAAAAAACAAAAGACAGAGGATGTCCAGGTCAAGA AGAAGGTCTGTTTGAT CGTTCACGATGGATGGGGTCTATCAGATAACGAAAAGGGAAATGCGATCTTCCATGGAGATACCACTAACATGGATGCCATAAGGGATAAACATAATTTTGTAGAGCTGGAAGCGCACGGTTTGGCTGTGGGGTTGAAAGAGGGTTTGATGGGTAATTCCGAAGTTGG TCACTTGAACATCGGTGCTGGTAGAATCGTATGGCAAGATATCgtcaagattgatcaat caatcaagaaagatgaattcCAAAATCAACCTGCCATCGTCGACGCGATGAAACATGCCAAATCCACTTCCGGTAGACTCCATCTCCTAGGTCTGATCTCAGATGGAGGAGTTCATTCTCATATCCAACATTTATTCGCTTTATTAAGAGTAGCCAAGAAACATGAGATCCCCCATGTGTACATCCACTTCTTCGGTGATGGAAGGGATACTGCCCCCAAGTCAGCTACAAAGTATATCGGTCAATTGCAAGATTACATCAAAGAGGTTGGAATCGGTGAGATCTCTACTGTCGTAGGAAGATATTACGCTATGGATAGAGATAAGCGATGGGATAGAGTTAAGATTGCCATTGAAGGTTTGGTAGAAGGTAAAGGAGAGAAATCATCTCAAGAGGATTTGATCAAAACTGTTGAACAAGGTTATGAGAATGGTACGACCGATGAATTCATTAAACCTATCATCTCGGGATCGGAGGATTCAAGaatcaaga AGGGAGATACTCTCTTCATGTTCAACTACAGGTCTGATCGAATGAGAGAGATCACCTCTGTTCTCGGTCTCCCTGAAAAGCCCATGGAAGTCAACGTCCCAGAGGATTTG AACATCACCACAATGTCCAAATACAACGCTGAATTCCCATTCAACATTGCTTTCCCACCTCAGGGAATGACCAATGTCCTTGCTGAGTGGTTAGGTAAACAAGGTGTCAAACAGTGCCACATTGCTG AAACTGAAAAATACGCCCATGTCACCTTTTTCTTCAACGGTGGTGTCGAGAAGCAATTCGAGAACGAATCTAGAGAGATGATCCCTTCGCCTAAAGTGGCCACTTACGACAAAAAACCTGAGATGTCAGTTCAAGGTGTAGCGGACAAAGTTGCCGAGGTCGTCAAATCGGACAAGTTCGAGTTTGTCATGTGTAACTTTGCTCCTCCTGATATG GTCGGTCACACTGGTGATTACGAAGCTGCCGTCAAAGCGATCACCGCTACCGATGCCGCCGTCAAGACCGTCTATGACGCTTGTGAAGAAGCAGGATATGTGTTGTGTATTACCGCCGATCACGGTAATGCTGAACAAATGTTGGATCCTAACACTGGTAACCCCCACACCGCTCACACCACCA ACCACGTTCCATTCATCGTCACTGGCGATAAAGGTTCGCTCGAAGTTTCCGGTGAACAAGGTGCTTTGGCGGATGTAGCTCCTACCATCTTGGCCATCTTGGGTCTTCCCCAACCTGAGG AAATGTCCGGTCGATCCCTTCTTGCTAAGCAATAG
- a CDS encoding chitin synthase export chaperone gives MSDSFKFGSFDYFCEHAALVVCPLLGSSQGTMATCYSRNVQLGSQIVFQPATCFVHIAALGMTAIMLFHVRSKYTAVGRKEIVTFFYMYMFVELLAIFLDSAIIPTAHAVYPWFTAVYAGAVGSLYWCILINGFVGFQLYEDGTPISLWFLRLSCLVIWGICFFVAIATFKGFASFSFEKPVGLFVTYLVFPAVCAVIYFVSQLLLVVRTLDDRWVIGGLVFMAGFYVCGILLLLAFSVTICDKVNHYVDGVFFFSMAMLLTVMMIYKYWDSITKEDLEFSVGSKAAVWEVKDPLMAGGSEYYPEDDTQSSYRGAGGSLVGGMGGNNYYGNYPAQTYGQQGYSHQGYGGGYGGNQQYGGGHY, from the exons ATGTCGGACAGCTTCAAGTTCGGTTCGTTCGACTACTTCTGTGAACATGCCGCTCTGGTAGTATGTCCGCTCCTTGGGTCATCTCAGGGGACGATGGCGACTTGTTATAGTAGAAATGTTCAGCTGGGTTCACAAATTGTATTTCAACCTG CCACATGTTTCGTCCACATCGCCGCACTGGGAATGACAGCCATCATGTTATTCCACGTTCGATCAAAGTATACCGCCGTGGGCCGAAAAGAAATCGTCACTTTCTTCTATATGTACATGTTCGTTGAACTGTTGGCTATATTCTTGGACTCTGCTATCATCCCAACCGCTCATGCCGTCTATCCC TGGTTTACGGCTGTCTATGCTGGAGCTGTCGGATCGTTGTATTGGTGTATCTTGATTAATGGATTCGTTGGTTTCCAACTATACGAAGATGGTACACCGATAAGTTTATGG TTCCTCCGATTATCATGCCTCGTCATATGGGGTATATGCTTCTTCGTCGCCATCGCCACATTCAAGGGATTCGCTTCCTTCTCATTTGAGAAACCTGTTGGATTATTCGTCACTTACCTTGTGTTCCCCGCTGTATGCGCTGTTATCTACTTTGTATCTCAGCTTTTGTTGGTAGTTCGAACATTGGATGATCGATGG GTGATTGGAGGTTTAGTCTTCATGGCTGGATTCTACGTATGTGGTATCTTGCTGTTACTCGCTTTCAGCGTTACGATCTGTGATAAAGTCAATCACTACGTCGATGGAG tgttcttcttctcgatggCTATGCTGTtgacggtgatgatgatctacaAATACTGGGACT CAATTACCAAGGAAGATCTCGAATTCTCGGTCGGGTCCAAAGCTGCCGTATGGGAAGTCAAAGATCCACTTATGGCG GGCGGATCGGAATACTACCCTGAAGACGACACACAATCTTCATACAGGGGTGCAGGAGGATCTTTGGTAGGTGGAATGGGAGGAAATAATTATTATGGTAATTACCCAGCGCAGACTTATGGTCAACAGGGATATAGTCATCAAGGTTATGGAGGTGGTTATGGGGGTAATCAACAGTATGGTGGAGGACATTATTAG